In Peromyscus maniculatus bairdii isolate BWxNUB_F1_BW_parent chromosome 9, HU_Pman_BW_mat_3.1, whole genome shotgun sequence, one genomic interval encodes:
- the LOC102914680 gene encoding olfactory receptor 4K15 encodes MNETNYSRVTEFVLLGLSSSKELQPFLFLIFSLLYLAILLGNFLIILTVTSDSRLHTPMYFLLANLSFIDICVASFATPKMLADFLVERKTISFNACLAQIFFVHLFTGGEMVLLVSMAYDRYVAICKPLHYMTIMSRRVCIILVIISWCVGFIHTTSQLAFTVNLPFCGPNEVDSFFCDLPLVTKLACLDTYVVSLLIVADSGFLSMSSFLLLVVSYTVILITVRNRSSASMAKARSTLTAHITVVTLFFGPCIFIYVWPFSSYSVDKVLAVFYTIFTPILNPVIYTLRNKEVKAAMSKLRSRYLKPGQVSALIRNVLIMETK; translated from the coding sequence ATGAATGAAACAAATTACTCTCGGGTAACAGAGTTTGTGCTGTTGGGCCTGTCAAGTTCAAAGGAGCTCCAGCCTTTcttatttctcatattttcacTCCTGTACTTAGCAATTCTGCTGGGCAACTTCCTCATTATCCTCACAGTGACTTCAGACTCTCGACTTCATACCCCCATGTACTTTCTGCTTGCAAATTTATCTTTTATAGATATATGTGTGGCCTCTTTTGCTACACCCAAAATGCTTGCTGACTTTCTGGTTGAACGAAAAACTATATCCTTTAATGCCTGCTTGGCTCAGATTTTCTTTGTTCATCTCTTTACTGGTGGGGAGATGGTACTTCTTGTATCCATGGCCTACGATCGCTATGTTGCAATATGCAAACCTCTACACTATATGACAATCATGAGTCGCCGTGTGTGTATTATTCTGGTCATCATCTCCTGGTGTGTGGGTTTCATTCATACAACTAGCCAGTTGGCATTCACTGTTAACTTGCCATTTTGTGGTCCTAATGAGGTAGACAGTTTTTTCTGTGATCTCCCACTGGTGACCAAGTTAGCTTGCCTAGACACTTATGTTGTCAGCTTACTGATAGTTGCAGATAGTGGCTTTCTCTCCATGAGTTCATTTCTCCTCTTGGTTGTCTCCTACACTGTGATTCTCATTACAGTTAGGAATCGCTCCTCTGCTAGCATGGCCAAGGCCCGCTCCACCCTAACTGCTCACATCACTGTAGTTACACTCTTCTTTGGACCATGCATCTTCATCTATGTGTGGCCCTTTAGCAGTTATTCAGTTGACAAAGTCCTTGCTGTGTTCTACACCATCTTTACACCCATATTAAACCCAGTTATCTACACTTTGAGAAACAAAGAAGTAAAAGCAGCAATGTCAAAGCTGAGGAGTCGATATCTGAAGCCTGGACAGGTTTCTGCACTGATTAGAAATGTTCTTAttatggaaacaaagtaa